Within Prosthecodimorpha staleyi, the genomic segment GACATCCTTGACCAGCGGATGCGCCGAACGGATGAAGCTCTCCGAGCAGCAGGTGCATTCCAGCCCGTGCATCCAGATGACCGGCGTGCGCGGCTTGGTCTCCAGCGCTTCGGCCATCTCGGCGGCGGCGATCGGACCGAGGCCGAGGCTCGCGGCGGTCAGATTGCAGAACTTCACGAAGCTGCGGCGGGTGATGCCCTGCCGGCGGATGACCTCGTAGAATGTCTCGGTGGCGGCTGCCATGTCGTCCCCCCTCCCTTTCTCGGCTGCTCGTTGGCGGGAAGCCTGATCGCAAGAGCCGTGCCGGATGGGGGCTGATTTGGATTTATTCTAATAATCAATCAGTTGCAGAATCGCCGTGTGGCCTGACGGTGGGGCGGGCGGATACTGGCTTTCCAGGAGCGAAAAGCGAGTGACCACCCGGACCGGGTCAGTGGGCCGTGCAGACCATGCAGGGATCGAAGGACCGGACGACATGCTGGACCGCCACCGCGCGGCCCGGCTGGTCGCCGACCGGGGTGCCGACCAGCGCCTGTTCGAGCGGACCGGGCCGGCCGGCGGCGTCGCGCGGCGAGAAGTTCCAAGTCGTCGGGGCGACGATCTGGTAGCGCTGGATGCGCTCGCCGCGCACCGCGATCCAATGACCGAGCGCGCCGCGGGCGGCCTCGACCAGGCCCTCGCCGGCGCCGTCGCCATAGCGGACGGCCTCGGGCGCGCAGAAGGCCTCGCGCAGGTCGAGCGCCCGCACCCAGCCTTCGACGGCCAGCACCAGGCGCGCCGTCTCGACCATGCGGGCGAGGATGCGGGTCGTCACCGTGGTGGCGCCGTCGCGTTCCAGCAGCGCGCGGATCAGCGGCTGCCCGTCGACGGCCTGGCGCGCCACCGCGCCGACCTCGACCGGCCGCCCGTCGAGCCGCGGCGCCTTGGCGAAGCTGTAGCCCTCGGGGCGGTCGACATCGGGCCGCGTCTCGCCGCGGGCGGGATGCAGGGCGGGGCCGTCCTGCATCCAGGCATGCGACAGGTCCTCGGCGATCCGGTCGGGATCGAGCGGCCGCCAGCCGTCCGAGGGTTCGGTCAGGCCGCCGGCGAACAGCGCGCCGTCCTCGCCGTGATAGGCGCCGAAGCTCATCAGCGGCCCCGGTCCGCGGCCGAGCCGGTCGCAGCCGGTTGCCGCCGCGATGCGCAGGAAATGCGGCAGGTCGGCCCGCCCGGCCTCGGCATAGGCGGCGAGCGCGCCGGCGGTCTCGATGGCCAGGAAATCCTCGACCGGCACGCCGAGCACGATGCGTTCGAACGCCGCGCGGAAGTCCCGCCAGATGCCGGCGAGCCGCATGCGAGCGCCGAGATCGAGTGCGCGCGTCGTCCCGCCCGGCTGGAAGGCGAGGCTGTGCGGCCACTTGCCGGCGATCAGGCCCATCACATGCAGGAGCCGGGCGCGCACCGGCAGGATCTCGGCGGAAGCCGCGCCGGTCTCGGCGGCGAAGCGCTCGGCGGCGGCCGGATGCCAGGCGGCGCCGGCATAGTCGGGCCGGGCGAAGTCGGGCATGAAGAAGACGACGAAATGGGTCAGGTGGTCGGCGATGTTCTCCGCCGCATGGGCGATGTTGGCGGCCAGCACGCCGTTCGGCGCCGCCACCGTGCCGGACAGCGCGCGCAGGGCCGCCACCGCCGCCATCGACTGCGAGACCGAGCAGATGCCGCAGATGCGCGGCGCGATCACCAGCGCGTCGGCCGGCGCGCGGCCGACCAGGATTTGCTCGAAGCCGCGATAGAGCGGCGTCGTCACCCGCGCCTCGCGAACGACGCCGTCGCCGGTCTCGAGCCGGACCTCGAGATCGCCCTCGACCCGGTTGAACGGCCCGACGATGGTGCGCGTCATCGCGTGCCCGGTCCCCGGCCCGGCGGCACGACCGGTCGGTCGGCGCGGGCATTGTCGCGCACGCGCTTCGGGGTCGCCGATTTCGACAGCGCGGCGAGCGCCACGAACCAGGCCTTGGGCATGTCGAGCGGCAGGCCGACCGGGATGCCGGCGATCTTCGGGGTCGCCAGGAAGCCGCGGATATTCTCGAAGCCCGGCGCCGTGCAGGCGACGCAGGCATAGCCGCCGTCCGTGCAGGTGCCGCCGCCGTTCCAGCTGCGCTGGTTGCAGTCGCCGACCGCCTGGGTCGCCTTGCAGCCCAGATTCTCCATCATGCAGCCGCGGTCGGATGGCCGCTCGGCGCTGGCCTTGAATTCGTAGAATTCGTTGCGGCTGCAGCCGTGATGGGCCAGATGGTCGGCGAAGAAGCGCGGCCGACCGAGCGCGTCGAGATCGCCCGGGCCGATCAGTCCGGCCGCGACCGCCTCCAGCGTCTCCATGATCCAGCCCGGATGCGGCGCGCAGCCGGAGACGTTGATCACCGGCATGCCGCTCCGCGCGCGGAAGTCCGTGCCGAGCACGCCGCCGGGGCCGCGCGCCGTGTGCTGCAGCCCGCGCGCATCGGTCGGGTCCGGATCGCCGGCCGGAATGCCGCCGAAGGCCGCGCAGGAGCCGACCGCCACCACCGTGCCGGCGCGCGGGGCAAGCGCCCGCACCCAGTCGAGCATGGTGCGGTCTGTGCCGGCGAAGCGATTGAACCGGCCGGTGCCGTTCGGCCCGCACAGGACCGCGCCTTCCAGGCACAAAATGTCGAGCGGTTCGGCGCCGCTCTCGATCCGCTCCAGCCGCTCGATCACCTCCGCGCCGGTGGCGAGGCTGACCGAGGGGTGCCAGATCAGGTCGATGCCGACTGCGTTCAGCTCCGCCGACCAGCCGCGCGCGCCGCATTCGAGCACCGCCATGGTGCAGCCGCCGCAGCTGCCCGCCTGCAGCCAGAGAAGGGTGGATCGGTCGGCCATCCGGTGATCGCAGCTCCCGCCCGCTCAAACTCGCGGCCCCCGCCGCCGCCCGCCGCCGAGAGGACGGCGCCTGCGCGGACTATCGCGGATCGACCCGCCTGTCCGCAAGCCGGCTCGGCGACCGGGCTGCAAACCCGCACGCCGCCCTGGCCACCGGCCAACCGGGCAGACCGCGGGAACCAACCGACCATCCGCCGTGGCGGACCGCCGCGTCTTGCGTCAGGATGCCGGGCGGTCCAGCGGGCGGCCGGGGGAGGGGCGGCCTGTGCTGACATTGCGCCAGATCGAGGTCATCCGGGCGGTCACCATCGCCGGCACGGTCGCGGGGGCGGCCAAGCTGCTCGGCGTCTCGGCGCCCGGGATCAGCCGGCTGATGAAATACACCGAGCGCTCGCTCAACCTGAAGCTCTTCGAGCGCAAGCAGAACCGCTATTTCCCGACCCGCGAGGCGGAGGACATCTTCGAGCAGATCAACGCCGTCTATGCCCGCGTCGAGGACCTGCAGACCACCCTGCGCCGGATCGAGCGCGGCGGCGGCATCGATTTCCGCCTCGCCTCGGTGCCGTCCATGTCCAACGTCATGGTGCCGCGCGCGCTGCACCGGCTGCGCGGCGATTTCCCCGACATCGCGATCGACCTCGACATCGTCAAGGTGCAGGAGGCGCAGGACTATCTGCTGCTCGGCCGCTGCGAATTGGTCGTGCTCAGCTACGGCTTCGAGCATCCCGGCATCGCCATGGTGCCGCTCGCCGTCGGCGGCCTGCGCTGCATCGTGGCGCGGAGCCATCCGCTCGCCGCGCAGGATGTCGTCTCGGCGGCCGAGATCGCCCAACATCCGCTGGTCGGGGTCAGTCCGGACGATCCCTATGGCCGCAACGCCACCGAGATGTTCCGGCGCGCCGGCATCGCCTTCGAGATGACCATGACGGTGCGCTTCGGCGTAACCACGACCGGGCTCGTCCGCGCCGGCCTCGGCATCGCCATCGTCGACCAGTTCGCGGTCGCCGGCGAGGACCTGTCGGGCGTCAAGGTGCTGCGCATCCGAGAGCCGACCCGGTTCGAGCCGGTCGTCGCCGTCCGGGCCGACCGGCCGCTGTCGCGCCACGGCGAGCGCTTCCTGAAGCTGCTGCGCGAGGAAATGGAGGCCGAAGCGCGCCAATCGTAACATCATGTTATGTCTGTCGCATCAAACGGTCATCGCGATAGGTCGCGGAGCGTGCTAGCAATGGCGTTCCGGCAGCGTTTCCAGCGCGGCCGCAAGGTCAAAATGGCGCTTCGTCCCGGCTGCGGCAGACGAGGCCCGACGGGAGGAAAACATGGTCAGCCTATCTCAGATCGCCGCGCGCCGCGGCGTCCTCGGCGGCATCGTGCTCGCCGGCGCCCTGGCGGTGTCCAGCCTTTCGGCTCGTGCGGCCGACGATACCGTCTTCATCCCCAATGTCGTGGAACTGTCCGGCGCGGGCGCCGTATCGGGGACCAACTGGCGCGACGGCATCACGCTCGCCGTGGAGGAGATCAACGCGGCCGGCGGCATCCTCGGCAAGAAGCTCAACGTGCCGCATCTCGACACCCAGAGCGACGCCAGCATCGCGCGCGCCCAGGTGCAGAAGGTGATGGACGACAAGCCCTATGTCATCCTCGGACCGGTCTTCTCCGGCTCGGTGCTGGTGACCATGGCGCTCGCCCAGCAGAACGAGATCGCCGAGATCGTCGGCGGCGAGGCGGCGGCGATCACCCAGCGCGGCAACGCCTTCGTGTTCCGCACCTCGTTCGGCCAGCAGTTCTCGATGCCGAAGATCGCCAACTACATCCGCGACGGCCTGAAGGCGAAGTCGGTCGCCGTGCTGTGGGTCAACAACGACTTCGGCAAGGGCGGCCGCGACAACTTCACCAAGGAGATGCAGGCACGCGACATCAAGGTCGTCGCCGACATCTCGACCGAATCCGGCCAGGTCGACTTCGCCGCCGACGTGGTCAAGCTGAAGGCCGCCAATGCGGATGCCGTCTTCGTCTATACCAACGAGGAGGAGAGCGCCCGCTTCCTGAAGGAGGCGCGCAAGCAGTCGCTCAAGGGCGCGCTGATCGGCGAGACCACGCTTCTGTCGCAGAAGGTGATCGAGTTGGCCGGCGAGGCCGCCAACGGCGTGCGCGGCCATGTCGGCCTGTCTTCCGACGCGCCCGTGCCCGCGCTCGCGACCTTCGCCGAGAAGTTCAAGAAGCGGTTCAACTACGCCAACGACCATAACGGCATCAAAGGCTACGTGGCCGTCTATGCGATCAAGCATGTCACCGAGAAGATCGGCAAGTTCGACAGCAAGGCCTTCGCGGAAGCGCTGCACGGCATGACCATCACGCCGGACAAGACGCCGGGCATCCTGATGGAAGCGACCTGGGACAAGAACGGCGACATCGACCGGGCGAGCTTCCTGGGCGAAGTCGTCGCCGGCAAGCAGAAGATCGTCGAAGTCCTGCCCAAGCTGAACAAGTAACCTGACCGGCATCCGCCGGGGCCCGTTCGGGGCTCCGGCGGATGCGGCGACCGCCCGGGCCGGCCACGGCACCCGCGCCGCGCGGGCTATCCGTCGTCCGATCGCACCCGTCTACCCCCCGCTGTCCGTCCACCCGCCCGTGCCGCCGCCCGCGCACCGCGCCAGGGACCCGACCATGGCCTCATTCCTGCAATTGCTCGTCTCCGGCCTGGCGACCGGCGCCATCTACGCGCTGGTGGCGGTCGGCTTCTCGCTCCTGTGGCAGACCTCGCAGACGATCAATTTCGCGCAGGGCGAATTCGTCATGGTGCCGGCCTTCTTCGTGCTGGTTGCCATGCACACGCTCGGACTGCCGTTCTGGCTGGCCGCGATCGTCGGCATCGCGACCGCCGCGCTGGTGCTCGGCGTCCTGTTCAAGCGCATTATTGTCGACCAGATGCTGCGCCACGGCGTGCTGCCGCTGGTCGTCTCGACCATCGCCCTGTCGCTGTTCATGCGCGAGGCGGTGAAGGATTTCTATTCCGCGCAGGCGCAGCCTTTCCCGTCGCTGGTCGCCGACCGCGACATCACCCTGTTCGGCGTCGTCTTCTCGGCCCAGAGCCTGGCGCTGCTGGTGGTCGCCGTGGCGATCGTCGCCGCCCTGCACATCTTCCTGCAGCATACCCGCTTCGGCCGCATGATGCAGGCGACCGCCCAGAACCCGACCGTGGCGCGCATCCTCGGCATCGATGTCGAGCGCATGATCCTGACCACCTTCCTGGTCAACGCGGTCCTGTGCGCGATCGCCTCGATCCTGATCAGCCCGATCTATCTGGCCAAGTTCACCAATGGCGAGACGCTCGGCCTTGCCGCCTTCGTGGCCGCGATCATCGGCGGCTTCAACCAGGCGCGCGGCGCCATGGCGGGCGGCATCCTGCTCGGCGTGCTCGACAATCTGTGCGCCGCCTACATGTCGGCGCAGTACCGCTCCGCCGTCCCGCTGATCCTACTGGTCCTGTTCATCCTGTTCCGGCCGCAGGGCCTGATGGGCCGCGTCGAGGAGCGGACCGTATGAGCCTCGCCCGCATCCTCGGCCTTCTCGCCGTCCTGATCGCCGTCGGGCTGCTCATCGCCGCCCCGACGATGCTGCGCTCCTACGGCGTCTATCTGCTGGCCTTGTGGTCGGTGACCACCATCGCGGCGCTCGGCCTCAACCTGACGCTCGGCTATGCCGGCCAGATCTCGCTTGCCCAGGGCGCCTTCGTCGGCATCGGCGCCTATACGGTCGCGCTCGCCACCGCGGCGGGCATTCCCTATTTCGTCGCCTTCCTGGGCGCCGGGCTGATCACCTTCGCGATCGGCTGGTGCCTCGGCTATCCGGCGCTGCGCGTGCAGCACCATTTCCTGGCCTTCGTGACGCTCGCCTTCTCGACGCTGGTCTTCCTGGTGCTGCGCAACGAGCAATGGCTGACCAACGGCATCTACGGCATCAACGACATCGCCCGGCCGAAGGTGTTCGGCCTGTCGACCAATCGCAACCCGGACTTCTACTATTTCGCGCTCGGCATGCTGGCCCTGTTCGCCGGGCTGCAATGGTGGATGCTGCGCTCGCCCTGGGGCCGGGCTTTCGTGGCAATCCGCGAGAACCCGCTGCGCGCCGCCTCGCTCGGCATCGACGTGCGCCGCTACACCCTGATGGCCTTCGCGATCGGCTCGGCCTATGGCGGCTTCGCCGGCGCCCTCTATGCGCCGCTGGTGCAGTTCATCGAGCCGAACTCGTTCCAGCTGACCTATTCGCTGAAGCTCCTGCTGATCGTGCTGGTCGGCGGTGCGGGCTATTTCATCGGCCCCTTTTTCGGCGCGATGATCGAGATCCTGCTGCCCGAATGGCTGCGCTTCACGCAAGGGTACTATCTGCTGATCTATGCCACCCTGGTGGTGATCCTGATGGCCGTCTGCCCGAAAGGCCTCGTCGGTGCGGTGGCGCTGATCGCCGAACGCCGGCGCAAGCCGCCCGGCCGTGCACCCGGCCCCGGCGGAACGCTCGACCCCGGTGGCGCCACGCCCGGCCCGACCGGCGCGGCATCCGCTTCCCATTCCCGATAGGACCCCGTCCATGCGCCTCGCCAAGACCCTGTCCGATGCCGATGCGCGCGCCGCACTCGAGGCCATGCGGGCGGCCCTCGCCGACCGCGGCAAGACCGCCGTCCTGGCGGTCGCCGACGATCACGGCGAGCCGATCGCGTTGCTGCGTCTCGACGGCGCGCCGCTCAGCTCGGTCGCGGTCGCCACCAACAAGGCCTTCTCGGCCGCCCGCCTGCGCCGACCCTCCGGCGAGACCGGACGGCGCGTCCGCCATCCGGAGACCGGTTTCGACATCGCCTATTACGGCGACCCCCGCTATGTCGGCTGGGGCGGCGGCCTGCCGGTCATGGTCGACGGTGTGGTGGCCGGGGCGGTCGCGGTCTCCGGCCTGACCGATGCCGAGGACGAGGAGATCGCCGCCATCGGCATCGCCGCGATCCTCGCCGCCCTCTGACCCGCCTCGAAAGGGACCCTTGATGTCATCCCAGGAACGGTTCTGCCTGGCCGGCGTGATGGGCCAGCCCGTGCTCCATTCGCGCTCGCCGATGATCCATGGCCACTGGTTCGCCCAATATGGCCTCAAGGGCGCCTATGTGCCGCTGGCGATCCCGCCGGAGCGGCTGGAGGCGGCTTTGCGCGCCCTGCCGGCGCTCGGCTTTTCCGGCTGCAACATCACGCTGCCCCACAAGGTCGCCGCCATGGCGGTGATGGACGAGGTCGACCCGCGGGCCCGGCGCATCGGCGCGATCAACTGCGTCGTGGTCCGCCCGGACGGCTCGCTCTACGGCTGCAACAACGATGGCTTCGGCTATCTCGAAAGCGTTCGCGAGCGCTTCCCGGACTGGCGCGTGGATGCCGGCCCGATCGTGGTGCTCGGCGCCGGCGGCGGCGCCCGGGCGGTGGTGGCGGCGCTGGCGGACGCCGGCGCGCCGGAGATCCGGCTGGTCAACCGCAGTGCCGATCATGCCGTCGCGCTGGCGGCCGAATATGGCGGTCCGGTCAAGGCGGTCGACTGGTCGCGCCGGGCCGAGATCCTCGACGATGCCGCCATGGTGGTCAACACCACCACCCAGGGCATGACCGGCCAGCCGGCGCTGGATCTCGCGCTCGACCGGCTGCCGGTCGCCGCGCTGGTCTCCGACATCGTCTATATCCCGCTGGAGACGCCGCTCCTCGCTGCCGCCCGCGCGCGCGGCAACCGGACCGTCAACGGGCTCGGCATGCTGATCAACCAGGCCCGCCCGGCCTTCCAGGCCTGGTTCGGCATCCTGCCGGAGGTGACCCCGGATCTGCGCGCCCGCCTGGAGGCCTCGGTCGGATGAGTGCGGCGGATGATCTCGCGCCCGGTCCGGGCGCCTATTTCGATCTGACCGGGCAGGTCGCGCTGGTCACCGGCGCCTCGCGCGGCATCGGCTTCGCCATCGCCTCCGCGCTCGGCCGGGCCGGTGCCACGGTGGTGCTCAATGCCCGTACGGCCGCCTCGCTCGAGGCCGGTGCCGCCGCCTTGCAGGCGGCCGGGATCGTCTGCGAGACCGCCCCGTTCGATGTCGCCGACGGACAGGCCGCGGCGGGCGCGGTCGCTGCCATCGAAGCGCGGCACGGCCGGCTCGACGTGCTGGTCGGCAATGCGGGGGCGACCAACCGGGCCGCGCTCGGCGACTGGACCGAGGCGGCCTGGGACGCGATCCTCGACACCAACCTGCGCTCGGCCCTGTTCCTGGCCCAGGCGGCGGCCGGGCCGATGCGCCGGCAGGGCTCTGGCCGGATCGTCTTCACCAGCTCGATCACCGGCATCCTCGGCCGCGCCACCATCCACGCCTATGTCGCCTCCAAGGCCGGGCTCGCCGGCCTGACCCGCTCGCTCGCCGCCGAACTTGGCCCGCATGGCATCACCTGCAATTGCATCGCGCCCGGCTATGTCGAGACCGACTTGAGCCGCCCGCTGATGGCCGACCCGGCCTTCGTGCAGCGGGTCGTCGACCGCACCGCGCTGAAGCGCTGGGCCAAGCCGGAGGAGATCGCCGGCGTCGCCCTGATGCTCGCCTCGCGGGCCGGCAGCTACGTCACCGGCCAGCAGATCGCCGTCGACGGCGGCATGACGACGACCATGTAGGGCGTCTTCGCCGCCAGGGCGTCTTCGCCGCCAGGGCGTCTTCGCCGCCGGGGCGTCTTCGCCGCCGTAGCGCCTTCACCGTTCGCCCCGCCCGTTCCGGGTTTCCGTCTCCGCGCCGTCATACAGGCTTCACGAGACCGGATCATTCTCGGAGAGTTAGCCGGACGGACGATGATGATCGAAGTCGAAAGCGAATACCCCGGTACTGTATTCTCCCCCGAGGCGTCTGAAGACTTCCGGTTCAGCTATGCCAGACCCGAACAGAAGCCCTTCGACCGTGCGCTGATTCGTGTCGTCGAAGCCGTCACCGGCCAGGCGCGCCTGGAGCGGCTCTATCGCACCTGGGCGGCCAGCGGCGACCGGTCGAAATCCTTCTTCGAGGCGGCCCTGGACCTTCTGCGCGTGCGGCCGCGCTTCGACGGCCATCCGCTCGCCGCGATCCCGACCGATCGGCCTGTGCTGTTCCTGGCCAACCATCCCTTCGGCGTCATCGACGGCCTGACCCTCGGCTGCCTCGCCACCAAGGTGCGGCCGGATCTGAAGATCATGACGCACAGCATGCTGTGCCAGGTGCCCGAGGCGCGGCCCTACCTGCTGCCGGTCGATTTCGATCGCAGCGCAGCGGCCCGGCTGACCACGGTCCGGACCCGCCAGCGCGCCATCGAGTGGCTGTCGGACGGCCACGCGGTCGGCATCTTCCCGGGCGGCGGCATCGCGACCGCCGGGCGTCCGCTGCGCGGGCCGGCGCTGGAGCATCCCTGGCACGTCTTCGTCGCGCGGCTGCTCGCCGTGCCGGACCTGCTGGTCGTGCCGGTCTTCTTCCACGGCCAGAATTCGCGCCTGTTCCAGGTCGCCAGCCACCTGAACTATCCGCTGCGCGTCGCGCTGATCTTTCACGAAACCCGCCGCCGGATGGGCCGCGACCTGCGCGTCACGATCGGCACGCCGTTCCGCGCCGACAGCCTGCCCAAGACCGACCGCGCCGAGGCGCTGGACGACCTGCGCCGGCGGACCCTCTCGCTCGGCAATGCCCGCCCGGAAGTGCTCGCCAACACCTTCCGGTTCCGCGACTGGATCGAGGTCGACTGATCCGACCCGCCGCCTATTGCCGGCGTGCCGCCACCTCGGCCAGGATGCGGTCGGCGGCCATCCAGCCGACCATCATGGCGGGCGCATTGGTGTTGCCCGAGGTGACGGTCGGAAAGATCGAGGCATCGGCGACCCGCAGGCCGTCGACGCCATGGACCTTGAGATCGGGGTCGACCGCGCTGCCGCCCGGGTCCGGCCCCATCCGGCAGGTGCCGCAGGGATGGAAGACCGAATAGGCGCGCGCCCGGATGTCGGCGGCCAGCGCGTCGTCGGAGGCGCAATCCGGACCGGGCTTCAGTTCGGCGGCGATCAGGTCGCGGAAGGTCGGCGCTTCGGCGAGGCGGCGCAGGAAGCGGGCGCCGGCCAGGATCGTCGTGCGATCCTCCTCGGTGTCGAGATAGTTCGGGACGATCAGCGGCGCGACGGACGGGTCGGCAGAGCGGATCGCGACATGGCCGCGGCTGGTCGGCCGGCAGGGCGAGACGCTGGTCGAGAAGCCCGAGAAGGGATCGGGCTTCATCAGCGCACGCACCCCCGGAACGGCACGCTCGTAAGAGAGCGGCGAGAAGTAGAGCTGCATGTCGGGGCGGTCGAGATCGGCGCGCGTCCGGAAGAAGCCGCCGCCCTGGTTGACGCTCAGCGACAGCGGCCCGCGCCGGCCGAACAGATAGGCTAGCCCGGCGCGGATCTGGCCGATCAGCGGCAACAGGTCGTCGTTGAGGCTCGGGCGGCGCGCCCGGTAGACATGGTCGTAGCAGAGATGATCCTGCAGGTTCTGCCCGACGGCGGGACTGTCGACGCGGGGTGCGATGCCGTGGCGGGCGAGCAGGTCGGCCGGGCCGATCCCCGACAGCTGCAGAATCTGCGGCGAGTTGAAGGCGCCAGCCGTCAGGATGACGCCGCCGCCCGCCCGCACCTCGTGCACGCGCCCGCCGCGCCGGTAGCGGATGCCGACGGCGCGGCGGCCCTCGAACAGGATCCGTTCGGCCAGCGCACCGGTGACCAGGCGGACGCGGCCGGTCTTCAGGGCCGGCTTCAGGAAGGCGGTGGCGGCCGAAACCCGGCGGCCGTTGCGGGTGGTGATCTGGTAGTGGCCGACGCCCTCGGTGGTGGCGCCGTTCAGGTCCGGATTGGCCGGCAGGCCGGCCTCCAGGCCGGCGCGCACGAACAGGGCGGTCAACGGGTGGCATTCGCCGGCGATGTCGGAGATGTGGACCGGGCCGCCGGCGCCGTGCCATTCGGAGGCGCCGAGCGCGTGATCCTCCATGCGCCGGTAGGCGGCCAGCACGTCGGCGCCCGACCAGCCCGGATTGCCGGCCGCCGCCCAGCCGTCGAAATCCTCCGCCTGCCCGCGCGACCAGACCATGGCGTTGATCGAACTCGATCCGCCGACCACCTTGCCGCGCGGCTGGTAGACGACGCGGCCGTCCAGGCCCGGCACGGCTTCGGTGCGGTACATCCAGTTCAGCCGCGGCGCATAGAAGGTCTTGCCGTAGCCGATCGGCAGGTGGATCCAGGGGCTCAGGTCGCGCGGCCCGGCCTCCAGCACCAGGATCCGGCCCCGGCCGGCCTCCGCCAGACGTCCGGCCACGACGCATCCGGCCGAGCCCGCGCCGACCACGATCCAGTCATAGTTTTCCATCGGAACCCCGTCAGCCGGCGCGGCCCTCGCCGCGGTCGCGCTGGACCATGACCGAGATCAGGCCGATCAGCCCGGATCCGACCATCAGGAACAGCGAGACTGCGTTCAGGACCGGCGTCGAGCCCTGTTTCATGCGGTCGAACATGGTGATCGTCAACGGCGGGTCTGACCCGACCAGCATCAGCGTCGTGTTGAAATTCTCGAACGAGATCAGGAAGGCGACCAGGCCGGCGCCGATCACCGCCGGCGCCAGATAGGGCAGCGTCACGGTCAGGAAGGCGGCGGCCGGGGTCGCGCCGAGATCGAAGGCGGCCTCTTCCAGCGCCCGGTCGAACTTGCGCAGCCGGGCGGCGATGACCAGCGTGGCGATGGTGGCGATGAAGGAGAACTGGCCGAGCACGACCAGCAGCAGCCCCGGTCGCAGCGCCGCCACCTCCCAGCCGAAGCGGTCGTCGAGCGCATTGGCGACGGTCGAGGAGAAGGCCAGGATCGAGATGCCTAGGATCACGCCCGGAATGACCAGCGGCGCCAGCATCATCAGATAGGCGAAGCTCTTGAAGGGGAAGTCGTGCCGCTCGAACAGGAAGGCGGTGGTGGTGCCGACCAGGATCGAGACGGCCGTGGTGGCGAGCGCGACCAGCACCGAATTGCCGATGCCGCGCAGGATGTTGCGGTCGTGCAGGAGGCCGATCCGGGGCTCGGTCGTGCCGATGAACCAATCCAGCGTGAAGCCCTTCCAGGGCAGCGCCGGAAAGAGCGAATCGTTGAAGGCGAAGACGGCGACGACGACCAGCGGCACCGCCAGATAGATCAGGAACAGGCCGACATAGGCCTTGTAGGCGGCATCGACGAAGGGCGAGCGGGGCAGCGTGCGCAGCATGGTCAGCGCCCCAGCGTCGAGGACAGGGACTGGCCGGTCAGCCGGAGGCCGATCCAGACGATCAGGCTCGACGTCGCCAGCAGCACGAAGCCGAAGGCGGAGCCGACCTCCCAATTGAAGCGCGTGATGAACTGCGTGTAGATCTGCGCCGTGAACCACTGGCTCGACTTGCCGCCGAGCAGCGTTGGGGTCAGGTAGTTGCCGAGCGTCAGCATGAAGACCACGATCGATCCGGCGACGATGCCCGGCATGGCGTGCGGCACCACTACCTCGCGCAGGATCGAGCCGGCATTGCCGCCGAGGTCGTAGCCGGCCTCGATCAGGCTGTCGTCGAGGCTGTCGAGCGCGGAGATCAGCGGCACGACCATGAACAGGAGCGAGGTGTAGACG encodes:
- a CDS encoding ABC transporter substrate-binding protein, which produces MVSLSQIAARRGVLGGIVLAGALAVSSLSARAADDTVFIPNVVELSGAGAVSGTNWRDGITLAVEEINAAGGILGKKLNVPHLDTQSDASIARAQVQKVMDDKPYVILGPVFSGSVLVTMALAQQNEIAEIVGGEAAAITQRGNAFVFRTSFGQQFSMPKIANYIRDGLKAKSVAVLWVNNDFGKGGRDNFTKEMQARDIKVVADISTESGQVDFAADVVKLKAANADAVFVYTNEEESARFLKEARKQSLKGALIGETTLLSQKVIELAGEAANGVRGHVGLSSDAPVPALATFAEKFKKRFNYANDHNGIKGYVAVYAIKHVTEKIGKFDSKAFAEALHGMTITPDKTPGILMEATWDKNGDIDRASFLGEVVAGKQKIVEVLPKLNK
- a CDS encoding branched-chain amino acid ABC transporter permease gives rise to the protein MASFLQLLVSGLATGAIYALVAVGFSLLWQTSQTINFAQGEFVMVPAFFVLVAMHTLGLPFWLAAIVGIATAALVLGVLFKRIIVDQMLRHGVLPLVVSTIALSLFMREAVKDFYSAQAQPFPSLVADRDITLFGVVFSAQSLALLVVAVAIVAALHIFLQHTRFGRMMQATAQNPTVARILGIDVERMILTTFLVNAVLCAIASILISPIYLAKFTNGETLGLAAFVAAIIGGFNQARGAMAGGILLGVLDNLCAAYMSAQYRSAVPLILLVLFILFRPQGLMGRVEERTV
- a CDS encoding LysR family transcriptional regulator, with the translated sequence MLTLRQIEVIRAVTIAGTVAGAAKLLGVSAPGISRLMKYTERSLNLKLFERKQNRYFPTREAEDIFEQINAVYARVEDLQTTLRRIERGGGIDFRLASVPSMSNVMVPRALHRLRGDFPDIAIDLDIVKVQEAQDYLLLGRCELVVLSYGFEHPGIAMVPLAVGGLRCIVARSHPLAAQDVVSAAEIAQHPLVGVSPDDPYGRNATEMFRRAGIAFEMTMTVRFGVTTTGLVRAGLGIAIVDQFAVAGEDLSGVKVLRIREPTRFEPVVAVRADRPLSRHGERFLKLLREEMEAEARQS
- a CDS encoding NADH-quinone oxidoreductase subunit B family protein: MADRSTLLWLQAGSCGGCTMAVLECGARGWSAELNAVGIDLIWHPSVSLATGAEVIERLERIESGAEPLDILCLEGAVLCGPNGTGRFNRFAGTDRTMLDWVRALAPRAGTVVAVGSCAAFGGIPAGDPDPTDARGLQHTARGPGGVLGTDFRARSGMPVINVSGCAPHPGWIMETLEAVAAGLIGPGDLDALGRPRFFADHLAHHGCSRNEFYEFKASAERPSDRGCMMENLGCKATQAVGDCNQRSWNGGGTCTDGGYACVACTAPGFENIRGFLATPKIAGIPVGLPLDMPKAWFVALAALSKSATPKRVRDNARADRPVVPPGRGPGTR
- a CDS encoding branched-chain amino acid ABC transporter permease, encoding MSLARILGLLAVLIAVGLLIAAPTMLRSYGVYLLALWSVTTIAALGLNLTLGYAGQISLAQGAFVGIGAYTVALATAAGIPYFVAFLGAGLITFAIGWCLGYPALRVQHHFLAFVTLAFSTLVFLVLRNEQWLTNGIYGINDIARPKVFGLSTNRNPDFYYFALGMLALFAGLQWWMLRSPWGRAFVAIRENPLRAASLGIDVRRYTLMAFAIGSAYGGFAGALYAPLVQFIEPNSFQLTYSLKLLLIVLVGGAGYFIGPFFGAMIEILLPEWLRFTQGYYLLIYATLVVILMAVCPKGLVGAVALIAERRRKPPGRAPGPGGTLDPGGATPGPTGAASASHSR
- a CDS encoding nickel-dependent hydrogenase large subunit; the protein is MTRTIVGPFNRVEGDLEVRLETGDGVVREARVTTPLYRGFEQILVGRAPADALVIAPRICGICSVSQSMAAVAALRALSGTVAAPNGVLAANIAHAAENIADHLTHFVVFFMPDFARPDYAGAAWHPAAAERFAAETGAASAEILPVRARLLHVMGLIAGKWPHSLAFQPGGTTRALDLGARMRLAGIWRDFRAAFERIVLGVPVEDFLAIETAGALAAYAEAGRADLPHFLRIAAATGCDRLGRGPGPLMSFGAYHGEDGALFAGGLTEPSDGWRPLDPDRIAEDLSHAWMQDGPALHPARGETRPDVDRPEGYSFAKAPRLDGRPVEVGAVARQAVDGQPLIRALLERDGATTVTTRILARMVETARLVLAVEGWVRALDLREAFCAPEAVRYGDGAGEGLVEAARGALGHWIAVRGERIQRYQIVAPTTWNFSPRDAAGRPGPLEQALVGTPVGDQPGRAVAVQHVVRSFDPCMVCTAH